In one window of Nicotiana tabacum cultivar K326 chromosome 12, ASM71507v2, whole genome shotgun sequence DNA:
- the LOC107791338 gene encoding histidine--tRNA ligase, cytoplasmic-like: protein MAEERRVVTVGGKGSSLSSSSVFEIANGLSRPRIDSSALSKVSSSSNSKTSNNTNAPTQSSAFSVLSNLTPEESKASLVVLLNKLLLSSSSSAAVTQLYDIILNDVSSISFDNTIDGVSPGDFSVAAISGISAILDHRSSALSVIIDAVAALSCEALGADISAFNLNDSGDGSTAKDVVSVAADVKILLNGSKFVNKNSDELAVSSVPVVHGKFREICRLLHSSTRVQLNSAVVSNSGSSGTASAMCTTLFSLAVALKDLGNISYNRAKRTRDDEISAMLQKECPRPDQLKAVFASLVSAHSDEEYVKFSHDVNSLLMMVEKIVSWEALAAFFSLEEKDFISGNTSVCEDSAKAGKKGGKKKKILGKGTTALLQFLKDRLLSMPIQTEAFENLVRHFLSLLDPKDSGFGTLLRKVKDIVESNESRRLPKLPKGTRDFAKEQMAIREKAFSIIVEVFKRHGASALDTPAFEMRETLMGKYGEDSKLIYDLADQGGELCSLRYDLTVPFARYVAMNGLTSFKRYQIAKVYRRDNPSKGRYREFYQCDFDIAGQFEKMMPDFEVIKILTELLDELDIGEYEVKLNHRKLLDGMLAICGVPQEKFRTICSSIDKLDKQSFEQIKKEMVDEKGLSDEISDRIGTFVKWRGPPVELLSKLKQERSFLENNESSLALDELDIMFKALERSRCIDRVVFDLSLARGLDYYTGVIFEAVFKGATQVGSIAAGGRYDNLIGMFGTRQVPAVGISLGIERVFAIMEQVQKDKNQEIRATETQVLVSILGDDSALAAELVGELWNAKVKAEFMIHKKVMKHIDRARDSRIPWMVLVGERELSEGVVKLKDVVAAIDYEVPRGNLVNDLCRRLDM, encoded by the exons ATGGCAGAAGAGAGACGCGTGGTTACTGTGGGTGGAAAAGGCTCATCACTGTCGTCCTCCTCCGTCTTCGAAATCGCCAACGGACTCAGTCGCCCGAGAATTGACTCTTCAGCACTCTCCAAAGTATCATCTTCCTCCAATTCCAAAACCAGCAACAACACTAATGCTCCTACACAATCTTCCGCATTTTCAGTACTCAGTAATTTAACACCCGAGGAGTCTAAAGCTTCTCTTGTAGTTCTCCTAAACAAGCTCTTACTCTCTTCTTCGTCTTCCGCTGCCGTCACTCAGCTCTATGATATCATCCTCAATGACGTGTCCTCGATTTCGTTTGATAATACTATTGACGGCGTTTCGCCAGGGGATTTTTCTGTAGCAGCAATATCTGGAATCTCCGCTATATTGGATCATAGAAGTTCAGCTTTGTCTGTTATTATTGACGCCGTTGCTGCCTTGTCCTGCGAGGCCTTGGGTGCGGACATATCAGCTTTCAACTTGAATGATTCCGGTGATGGTTCCACTGCCAAGGACGTCGTGTCCGTGGCTGCTGACGTCAAGATCTTACTTAACGGTTCTAAATTCGTGAACAAAAATAGTGATGAACTTGCAGTTTCTAGTGTTCCAGTTGTGCACGGCAAGTTTAGAGAAATTTGCCGGCTCCTGCACTCCAGCACACGTGTGCAACTGAACTCTGCTGTTGTATCTAATTCAGGATCTTCTGGAACAGCTAGTGCAATGTGCACCACATTGTTTTCATTGGCTGTGGCACTTAAAGATTTGGGCAACATCAGTTATAACAGAGCGAAGCGCACCAGAGATGATGAAATTTCTGCAATGCTGCAAAAAGAATGTCCTCGACCTGATCAGCTGAAAGCTGTTTTTGCGTCTTTGGTTTCAGCTCACTCGGATGAGGAATATGTTAAGTTTTCACATGATGTTAACTCCTTACTGATGATGGTAGAGAAAATAGTTTCATGGGAGGCCTTAGCTGCTTTCTTTTCGCTCGAAGAAAAAGACTTTATCAGCGGTAATACGAGTGTATGCGAGGACAGTGCAAAAGCAGGTAAAAAAGGaggcaagaagaagaagattcttGGTAAAGGTACCACTGCTCTGCTGCAATTTTTGAAGGATAGGCTGCTGAGCATGCCTATTCAGACTGAGGCATTCGAGAATTTGGTTCGCCATTTCTTGTCTCTGCTGGACCCGAAGGACTCGGGATTTGGCACATTACTGAGAAAGGTGAAAGATATTGTGGAGAGCAATGAGAGCCGGCGGTTGCCTAAACTTCCAAAG GGTACGCGTGATTTTGCAAAAGAACAGATGGCTATAAGAGAGAAAGCATTCTCAATTATAGTTGAGGTTTTCAAAAGGCATGGTGCTTCAGCTTTGGATACTCCTGCTTTTGAAATGAGAGAGACACTGATGGGAAAATACGGGGAAGACTCAAAATTAATCTATGACCTTGCTGATCAG GGGGGAGAACTTTGCTCTCTTCGTTATGACCTGACAGTTCCGTTTGCTAGATACGTAGCAATGAATGGTCTGACATCCTTCAAGCGTTATCAGATAGCTAAGGTGTACAGAAGAGATAACCCGTCTAAGGGTAGATACCGTGAATTCTACCAATGTGATTTTGATATAGCTGGTCAGTTTGAGAAGATGATGCCTGATTTTGAGGTCATAAAGATTTTGACCGAGTTGTTAGATGAGCTTGATATTGGAGAGTATGAG GTAAAGCTTAATCACAGAAAGCTGCTTGATGGTATGTTAGCTATATGCGGGGTGCCACAAGAGAAATTCAGAACCATTTGTTCAAGCATTGACAAGCTGGATAAACAATCGTTTGAGCAGATAAAAAAAGAAATG GTGGATGAGAAAGGCTTAAGTGATGAGATATCAGACAGAATTGGTACATTTGTCAAATGGAGGGGACCTCCTGTGGAATTATTATCTAAGCTTAAGCAGGAACGCAGTTTCTTGGAGAACAATGAATCCTCACTTGCATTGGATGAATTAGACATCATGTTTAAAGCTCTTGAGAGGTCCAGGTGTATTGACAGAGTCGTTTTTGACTTGAGCCTTGCAAGAGGTCTTGACTACTACACAGGAGTCATATTCGAAGCTGTCTTTAAAGGAGCTACTCAG GTTGGTTCGATTGCTGCTGGTGGACGTTATGACAATCTAATAGGGATGTTTGGCACACGGCAGGTTCCTGCTGTTGGGATTAGTCTGGGAATCGAGAGAGTGTTTGCAATCATGGAACAGGTTCAGAAAGACAAGAATCAG GAAATCCGAGCCACTGAAACTCAAGTTCTCGTTAGCATTCTTGGTGATGACAGTGCTTTAGCTGCTGAGCTGGTTGGTGAATTGTGGAATGCTAAAGTGAAAGCAGAATTCATGATACATAAAAAAGTGATGAAGCATATTGATCGGGCCAGAGATTCGAGGATCCCTTGGATGGTACTTGTTGGTGAACGCGAACTTAGCGAAGGAGTTGTAAAATTGAAGGATGTTGTTGCAGCTATTGACTATGAAGTCCCCAGAGGTAACCTTGTGAACGACTTATGCAGACGATTAGACATGTAA